The genomic window ATTGTATTTCTTGAGGATGGAAAGGAAAAGAAAAAGAAACCTGTTGGGTTAGGCTTCTTTGAATCCTAATCGCTTCCTGAGTATTAACATCAAATGGGAAAAAACGTGTTGGTTGTATCATTTTTTGAAATTTTAAATGGATTCTTTCAAAATCAAATCAATTGAATCTTCCTTATAATTTCATTATAAAGAAAAAATACCAAATTTCCATTAAAAATAATCAAAGAAGAAACTAAAAAAGTGGAAGTTCGAAGGAAGAGCTTTTATCTCTTTCGGCTGTTTAGTAGGTTATAAAAAACAAAAATATATCTTCTATATCAATTCAAGCTCGATAGTTTTGGTAAGAATATCTACATAATTAAAAGAAATCCGCTGGCAACAACCATCAACATCCATCTTTAGTGTGAAAAAAAACGGATAGGCAGTCTCAATTACTCCTTGTCTTATCACTGTTTTTTTGCGACCTTTATTAACTTCGATCCGGACTTCTTTCCCCTTTTTTTCCAAAACCCAAGCTTTAATTTGGTCAACGCTCTGGACTGGCAATATTATCTCGTTCTCCATAATTTTAGTTAATTATAATACTAATCTAAAAAAAAATCAACGAAAATAAGTTTTAGAAGCTGATGATTATGGCTCTACTTCCTTTGTTTGAGTTAGAATTTCTGAGAGTCTTATCCATTCCAGATTGGTTAAATCTTCTGGTCTTTTGGTGATTGGAATTCCGGCATCATTTATAATTAACGGATCGATAATCGGTCGTAATAGGTTGGAAATTTTCTTTCTTTTCTGTTTAAAAAAACCTTGAGCTAAGTTTGCCACTCTATTGATTGTATTTATATCTGGTGGATAAGCTCTGGGCAAGCATTTTAAAATCACCGAATCTACCCGGGGCATAGGCCGAAAGCTGCCCCGGGATACCTCAAATCGTTGCTGAACTTGATAACGCATTTGGAAAATAATTGACAAGGGAACTCGTTTTTTCTCACCGGGTTGAGCCATAATTTTTTGGCCAAATTCTTTTTGGACCATCAAAACCAATCTTGTCCAAAGTACTGGGATTTGTAAGATTTTATACCAAATTGCAGT from Candidatus Atribacteria bacterium ADurb.Bin276 includes these protein-coding regions:
- the rsmA gene encoding Ribosomal RNA small subunit methyltransferase A, giving the protein MLDSIKLGQNFLINTGVLEKVIEFSDLTKDDCVVEIGTGMGNLTGYLAQYGGEVLTFEIDPILYQKTLQELSSNSNIHFFNQDFLKVDLLQILAPFSKYSFKVVANIPYSISTAIWYKILQIPVLWTRLVLMVQKEFGQKIMAQPGEKKRVPLSIIFQMRYQVQQRFEVSRGSFRPMPRVDSVILKCLPRAYPPDINTINRVANLAQGFFKQKRKKISNLLRPIIDPLIINDAGIPITKRPEDLTNLEWIRLSEILTQTKEVEP